The region ACCGCACCGACCTTACCCGTGCTGTCGTCGTGGTTCAGCAGGTATTCGAAGCCGGCGAAGAAGTCGTTCATCAGCTTCGTGCTGTCGACGGTGCGCTGCAGTTCGCGGCCCTCGTCGTCATTGCCCGGATACCCGCCGACGGAGGTCAGTCCGTCCGGCGCGAGCGCCATGAACCCGGCCTTGCCCATGCGGCGGGCGACATCTTCGATGTAAGGATTGAGGCCGCGATTCTCGTGGATGACCAGAACCGCGGGCAGCTTGCCCGTCGCGCCGGCCGGCCTGACCAGATAACCGTTCACCTCGCCGTGGCCATTCGGCGAGGGATAGGTGATCCGCTGCGTTTCGATTGCCGGATCTTCCGGGGGGACCTGTTGGGCGAATGCGTAATTGGGCGACAACTGGTTGAGCAGTACCGCGGCCGTCACACCGCCGACCGCGAATTTGCCCGCGCGATCCAGGAATTCGCGTTTGGTAATCTTCCCGTGCGCGTAGTAATCGTAAAGATCTAACAGTTCCTGCGGAAAATCCTTCGCCGTCATCCGGCGCATCGGTTTCATTTCATTCATGTCGTCACTCCCCTGAAAATGCACGGGTCCACATGCATGTTCAGAAACTAGGAGGATGACATCCAACATCCATGGCTCGGGGCGGGAAGAATTGTAACAACCTGTAACCGGCCAGCCTTGCTGCTTATCCGATCTGGCCCCTGTGGCGGAGAAAGTGATCCGCCAGAACGCATGCCATCATCGCTTCGCCCACCGGTACGGCCCGGATACCGACGCACGGATCGTGGCGGCCCTTGGTCATCACATCCACCTCTTCACCCTGACGGGTGATCGACTTGCGCTCGGTCAGGATCGAGGAGGTCGGCTTGACCGCGAAACGCACGACCAGTGGATCACCGTTTGAAATTCCGCCCAGGACGCCGCCGGCATTGTTCGTCAGGAACACCGGCTGGCCAACGTCGTCTATGCGGATCTCATCGGCATTTTCTTCGCCGGTCAGGTTGGCTGCTTCGAAGCCGTTGCCGATTTCGACGCCCTTCACGGCGTTGATCGACATCATCGCCGCGGCCAGCTCAGTGTCGAGCTTGCCGTAGAGGGGAGCGCCCCATCCGGCGGGGATGCCTTCGGCCACCACTTCGACGACAGCGCCCACCGAGGAGCCCGCCTTGCGGACACCGTCCAGATAATCGGCCCAGAATTCCGCGGCCTTCGCGTCCGCCGAAAAGAACGGGTTGTTGCCCACCTCTGCCCAGTCCCAGTTGCCGCGGTCGATCTTGTGCGGACCGATCTGGACCAGTGCGCCGCGGATGGTCACGCCCTGCAGCACCTTGCGGGCAACGGCACCGGCGGCCACCCGCATGGCCGTCTCGCGTGCGGAGGACCGGCCGCCGCCCCGATAATCGCGGATGCCGTATTTGGCATTGTAGGTGAAGTCGGCATGGCCCGGGCGAAACCGGTCCTTGATTTCCGAATAGTCTTTCGAGCGCTGGTCGGTGTTCTCGACCATCAGGGAGATCGGGGTTCCGGTGGTCTTCTGCAGCCCATCCTCGTCCACCATGACGCCGGAGAGGATCTTCACCTCGTCCGGTTCACGCCGCTGGGTGGTGAAGCGGGACTGGCCGGGCTTGCGCTTTTCCATATAGCCCTGAATGTCGGCTTCCGTCAGCGGGATCAGAGGCGGGCAGCCATCGACCACGCAGCCGATCGCCGGCCCGTGGCTTTCCCCCAGGTGGTGACCCGGAACATATGACCAAAACTGTTATGCGACATGAATGGCTTCCGGTTTTACGGGACAGATGTCAGGGGCCGAGCGATACGCCATACGGCGGGGAAGCTCAAGCCCTCAGTTTTTGGGACGCTTCCCGCCGGCGCGAACGTCCTGCGTCGTCACACCAGGATCAAGAACTGCCGATACATGCACAAGAACTTCGGGCTCCCGAAGACCGGAAACACATGAGGTATAAATACGCATTGGCAGAATACGCGATACAAAGTCGATCCCATAATTTGCCAATCTTTAATGCTCTGCCGCTATTACAGTTGCAACGACAATAATTGGGGCGGAGCACAGAAGTGCGGATCCGGGGCTGGTTGACAGGGCTGATTACCATTTTGCTGGCGCCCAGCCTGGTGTTTGCCTCGCTCTGGTTTCACAACAAATTCGAGAACGTCAAGGCGATCGACCGCAGCCTGACAGGGCTGCACCTGGTGCAGTCCCTTGGCCCGCTGATGCAGATCAAGGCGCTGACGGGCAAGGTTCAGGACACGCCGTATTTCCTTCGCCAGAAGCTGGCGGAATTCAGCGAAACGAACAAATCGGCCGATGTCGTTGAAAACCTGGATGCCTTTCTTGAAGAACCGAACACTCCGCTTGCGCTGCGGCGGGCCAGGAGCGTCGCATCGTCGGTCTCCCAACTGGCGAAGCTCGGCTCATCC is a window of Roseibium salinum DNA encoding:
- the yghX gene encoding YghX family hydrolase, whose amino-acid sequence is MRRMTAKDFPQELLDLYDYYAHGKITKREFLDRAGKFAVGGVTAAVLLNQLSPNYAFAQQVPPEDPAIETQRITYPSPNGHGEVNGYLVRPAGATGKLPAVLVIHENRGLNPYIEDVARRMGKAGFMALAPDGLTSVGGYPGNDDEGRELQRTVDSTKLMNDFFAGFEYLLNHDDSTGKVGAVGFCYGGGVVNAIAVAYPELSAGVPFYGRQPDPADVSRIEAPLMIQYAELDERINEGWPAFEEALKANDKEYVMHMYPGVNHGFHNDTTPRYDAEAAKLAEQRTIAFFNEHLT